The Setaria italica strain Yugu1 chromosome IX, Setaria_italica_v2.0, whole genome shotgun sequence genome has a window encoding:
- the LOC101786591 gene encoding uncharacterized protein LOC101786591, whose protein sequence is MGNCQAAEVATVLIQHPGGGRTERAYWALSAGAVMAANPGHYVAAVIATTQPAAAGDASGSAPVKHLKLLRPDDTLLLGRVYRLVSFEEVLREFASKRHVKLSRVTIRAKDEDEEAKPAANRRRRRRARVDSRGAGAGERKESDRSLAKVMRQTEEVEPEPEQDPSSSDPSVTKHGHTDAAADLDAELDALLPHEALLGRRAARQWRPALQSIAEG, encoded by the exons ATGGGCAACTGccaggcggcggaggtggcgacgGTGCTGATCCAGCACCCGGGCGGCGGCCGCACGGAGCGCGCCTACTGGGCGCTCTCGGCCGGCGCCGTCATGGCGGCCAACCCGGGTcactacgtcgccgccgtcATCGCCACCACGcagccggccgcggccggggacGCCTCGGGGTCCGCGCCCGTCAAGCACCTAAAGCTGCTCCGCCCCGACGACACGCTCCTGCTCGGCCGCGTCTACCGCCTCGTCAGCTTCGAAG AGGTGCTGAGGGAGTTCGCGTCGAAGCGGCACGTCAAGCTGAGCCGCGTCACGATCAGGGccaaggacgaggacgaggaagcGAAGCCAgcggccaatcgccgccgccgccgccgtgccagAGTCGACAgccgcggcgccggggccggcgagCGCAAGGAATCCGACCGGTCACTGGCCAAG GTCATGCGCCagacggaggaggtggagccagAGCCGGAGCAAGACCCGTCGTCGTCCGACCCCAGCGTCACCAAACACGGCCACACCGACGCGGCggccgacctcgacgccgagctggacgCGCTGCTGCCGCACGAGGCGCTgctcggccgccgcgccgcccggcaaTGGAGGCCCGCGCTGCAGAGCATCGCCGAAGGGTGA
- the LOC101759487 gene encoding heptahelical transmembrane protein 4 has translation MASTVTLEKTTTVQSGDTGVGSPKTVLRSPLLMKGRKVGDGGGEDATDNCCGHRCELISYDKLPEFLKHNEFIVDYYRSEWPVKEALLSAFSIHNETINVWTHLIGFFVFLALTVCAATMVPMEYEVSHTPLVASTGLDNITGNAMVLRSYSADGAAVVAMKALRSNVSVETGLAAALSPPAGLRVARWPFYAYLCGAMFCLLMSSACHLLACHSEHASYVLLRLDYAGITGLIVTSFYPLVYYTFLCDPLFQALYLGFITASGAAAVVVSLLPVFERPELRWARAGLFACMGMSGLVPIVHKMLVFGDRPEAVLTTGYEMAMGAAYLAGVVVYATRVPERWMPGRFDLAGHSHQLFHVLVIAGAYAHYLAGLVYLSWRDMEGC, from the exons ATGGCTTCCACGGTGACGCTGGAGAAGACGACCACCGTCCAGAGTGGTGACACGGGTGTTGGGTCGCCCAAGACCGTGTTGAGGTCTCCTCTCCTCATGAAGGGGCGGaaggtcggcgacggcggcggcgaggacgccaCGGACAACTGCTGCGGGCACAGGTGCGAGCTCATCAGCTACGACAAGCTCCCGGAGTTCCTCAAGCACAACGAGTTCATCGTCGACTACTACCGCAGCGAGTGGCCGGTGAAGGAGGCGCTCCTCAGCGCCTTCTCCATCCACAACGAGACCATCAACGTCTGGAC GCATCTGATCGGcttcttcgtcttcctcgcGCTCACCGTGTGCGCCGCCACGATGGTCCCGATGGAGTACGAGGTCTCTCACACTCCCCTGGTGGCGTCCACGGGACTAGACAACATCACCGGCAACGCGATGGTGCTGAGGAGCTACAGCGCCGACGGAGCGGCCGTCGTGGCAATGAAGGCGCTGCGGAGCAACGTGTCCGTCGAAAccgggctcgccgccgcgctgtcGCCTCCCGCGGGGCTCCGCGTCGCGCGGTGGCCGTTCTACGCGTACCTGTGCGGCGCCATGTTCTGCCTGCTGATGAGCAGCGCGTGCCACCTCCTGGCCTGCCACTCGGAGCACGCCAGCTACGTGCTCCTCCGCCTCGACTACGCCGGCATCACGGGGCTCATCGTCACCTCCTTCTACCCGCTCGTCTACTACACCTTCCTCTGCGACCCTCTCTTCCAGGCGCTCTACCTCGGCTTCATCaccgcctccggcgccgccgccgtggtggtgtCCCTGCTCCCCGTGTTCGAGAGGCCCGAGCTGCGGTGGGCGCGCGCGGGGCTGTTCGCGTGCATGGGCATGTCGGGCCTGGTACCCATCGTGCACAAGATGCTCGTGTTCGGGGACCGGCCGGAGGCCGTGCTCACGACGGGGTACGAGATGGCCATGGGCGCCGCGTACCTGGCCGGCGTGGTGGTGTACGCCACCAGGGTCCCCGAGCGCTGGATGCCCGGGCGGTTCGACCTCGCCGGACACAGCCACCAGCTGTTCCACGTGCTCGTCATCGCCGGCGCCTACGCGCACTACCTCGCCGGCCTGGTATACCTCAGCTGGAGGGACATGGAAGGGTGCTGA
- the LOC101786983 gene encoding LOW QUALITY PROTEIN: uncharacterized protein LOC101786983 (The sequence of the model RefSeq protein was modified relative to this genomic sequence to represent the inferred CDS: inserted 2 bases in 1 codon) gives MDEELAMAMAAAASSECSSGCQSGWTTYLDDHSSSYSYGTARFHGKAGQPYYCDYSXEEDDLSMISDASSGPRQQSSAGNDVEGGGGAAARANAERRGRREEAAAVARRQSKRAAAASLLEDTASSPAFFGYSKAMGSAEANGYGGADAPMIEIANAADFSYAFSTTTGFKSPLNGTALGGYMQMQYSPAPVNPMPTRQVSRGAPEKKRW, from the exons atggACGAGGAgctggcgatggcgatggcggcggcggcgagctccgaGTGCAGCAGCGGCTGCCAGTCTGGCTGGACCACCTACCTCGACGACCACTCCTCCTCCTACTCCTACGGCACCGCGCGGTTCCACGGCAAGGCGGGGCAGCCGTACTACTGCGACTACTC GGAGGAGGACGACCTGTCCATGATCTCTGACGCCTCCTCCGGCCCGCGCCAGCAGAGCTCCGCCGGCAACGAcgtcgaaggcggcggcggcgccgcagcACGCGCCAAtgcggagaggagagggaggcgggaggaggccgccgcggtggcgagGCGGCAGAGCaagagggccgccgccgcgtccctgCTCGAGGACACGGCCAGCTCGCCGGCCTTCTTCGGCTACTCCAAG GCGATGGGCTCGGCAGAGGCCAATGGCTATGGCGGCGCCGACGCCCCGATGATAGAGATCGCCAATGCTGCAGACTTCTCCTACGCCTTCTCCACCACGACGGGCTTCAAG TCTCCCTTAAATGGAACTGCTCTGGGCGGCTACATGCAAATGCAGTACTCCCCGGCTCCTGTCAATCCGATGCCCACGAGACAG GTGAGCAGAGGTgcgccggagaagaagaggtggtGA
- the LOC101786194 gene encoding elongin-C, whose amino-acid sequence MMGKGEAPAPREPEEEEEDTGGVVKLISAEGFEFVVDKKAAMVSNTLRNMLTSPGGFSETRQGEVRFPEISTHVLEKICQYFYWSLHYSSGKETTEFPIEPEITLELMMAANYLDT is encoded by the exons ATGATGGGGAAGGGAGAGGCCCCGGCTCCGCGtgagcccgaggaggaggaggaggacaccgGAGGCGTCGTCAAGCTCATCAGCGCCGAGGGTTTCGAGTTCGTCGTCGATAAGAAGGCGGCCATGGTCTCCAACACCCTGCGCAACATGCTCACATCGCCAG GCGGATTCTCCGAGACACGCCAGGGCGAGGTCCGCTTCCCGGAGATCTCTACCCACGTCCTCGAGAAGATCTGCCAGTACTTCTACTGGTCGCTCCATTACTCCAG TGGGAAGGAGACGACGGAGTTTCCAATTGAGCCCGAGATAACCCTGGAGCTGATGATGGCTGCAAACTACCTTGACACTTGA